Proteins from a single region of Centropristis striata isolate RG_2023a ecotype Rhode Island chromosome 9, C.striata_1.0, whole genome shotgun sequence:
- the fam43a gene encoding protein FAM43A, whose amino-acid sequence MLPWKKNKFDLIEEDKQTKQKGYAVSLNYSALTSFAKSCPESALNRVGSMFKSKRKKVKITSEDPTYTVLYLGNATTIQSKGDGCTDVAVSKIWGKSEMGKNGTKMRLTISSQGIRMVHLDDKARRPGHLYLLHRITYCVADPRLPKIFAWVYRHEMKHKAVMLRCHAVLVSKPEKAKAMALLLYQTSATALAEFKRLKRRDDARHQQQQLIGEQTIPLVPIRKLLNGQCYYKPPVERSRSAPKLGSITEDLIGEEEEEKAMHFECEDILDTDDCVANGKQELTQIINDLGEMCIGNDVQTLKSDLRVTRLLSGESTGSESSIESNHEPPPLTNGFEEVKVQEIA is encoded by the coding sequence ATGCTGCCTTGGAAGAAGAATAAGTTCGACCTGATTGAGGAAGACAAGCAGACCAAGCAGAAGGGTTATGCGGTGAGCCTCAACTACTCTGCGCTCACCTCCTTCGCCAAGTCCTGCCCCGAGAGCGCGCTCAACAGGGTGGGCAGCATGTTCAAGTCAAAGAGGAAAAAGGTGAAGATCACCAGCGAGGACCCCACGTACACTGTGCTCTACCTGGGGAACGCCACCACCATCCAGTCCAAAGGGGACGGCTGCACGGACGTGGCGGTGAGCAAGATCTGGGGCAAGAGCGAGATGGGCAAGAATGGCACCAAGATGAGGCTGACCATCAGCTCGCAGGGGATCCGGATGGTGCATTTGGACGATAAGGCCAGGAGACCGGGGCACTTGTACTTGCTGCACCGGATAACCTACTGCGTCGCGGACCCGAGGCTACCCAAGATCTTCGCCTGGGTTTACAGGCACGAGATGAAGCACAAGGCCGTGATGCTGCGCTGCCACGCAGTGCTTGTGTCCAAGCCGGAGAAGGCAAAAGCCATGGCGCTGCTGCTGTACCAGACCTCGGCGACAGCTCTGGCTGAGTTCAAGAGACTTAAGCGGAGGGACGACGCCaggcaccagcagcagcagctcatagGGGAGCAGACCATCCCGTTGGTGCCCATCAGGAAGCTGCTGAACGGACAGTGTTACTACAAACCCCCGGTGGAGCGCAGCCGGAGCGCGCCCAAACTGGGCTCCATCACGGAGGACTTAatcggggaggaggaggaggagaaggcgaTGCACTTTGAGTGTGAGGACATTCTGGACACGGATGATTGTGTTGCAAATGGCAAACAGGAGTTGACTCAGATTATTAATGACTTGGGAGAGATGTGTATAGGAAACGACGTGCAGACACTGAAATCTGACCTCAGAGTCACCAGACTTCTTTCTGGAGAGAGCACGGGGAGCGAATCCTCCATAGAGAGCAACCACGAGCCGCCTCCACTCACTAATGGCTTTGAGGAGGTAAAGGTGCAGGAAATTGCCtga